From Pseudomonas sp. B21-028, one genomic window encodes:
- a CDS encoding MFS transporter, with product MNQSSSVSTAATPSRQAGRREGLVLMLGSSLTIMGSVMVAPILPRLGAEFGPVESRADLLVPLAVTGPALAIALCAPLAGWLADRIGRKALLVIATLLYALLGALPALLDSLPAIVGTRLLFGCTEAAVMTCCATLIADYWHGEERLRYVNRQVVTIGLVGALFFVVGGALGEHSWRSPFLLYLLPLLLVPAMVKMLWEPPLARRQVVQQPLDETGPTKVAVRQLVVGYLMILGGMVLTFVVPVQAPMLLVSLGITSSTMIGLAAGLSLLATLVGSLMWPLLRRRLGVAGCNALLLSLISLGLWLLMRGQSYNAVLVAVFIQGLGSGLLVPNVMAPVMNALTASTRGRGLGGFTSFLYIGQFVSPLVVASVIAFAGDLRHAIQWMAFAGLVAALLWVIAGLRARGRDQASPVDSTRPAHANRHE from the coding sequence ATGAACCAATCAAGTTCCGTTTCAACGGCCGCGACCCCCTCGCGCCAGGCTGGTCGGCGTGAGGGCCTGGTGCTGATGCTGGGCAGTAGCCTGACCATCATGGGCTCGGTCATGGTTGCGCCGATCCTGCCCCGGCTGGGTGCCGAATTCGGCCCCGTCGAATCGCGCGCCGATCTGCTCGTGCCGCTGGCGGTCACGGGGCCGGCCTTGGCGATTGCCCTGTGCGCGCCACTGGCCGGTTGGCTGGCCGACCGCATCGGGCGCAAAGCGCTGCTGGTGATTGCCACTTTGCTGTATGCCTTGCTCGGCGCCTTGCCAGCGCTGCTCGACAGCCTGCCCGCGATTGTTGGCACAAGGCTGCTGTTCGGCTGCACCGAAGCGGCCGTCATGACTTGCTGCGCCACCCTGATCGCCGACTATTGGCACGGCGAGGAGCGCTTGCGCTACGTCAACCGGCAGGTGGTGACGATCGGCCTGGTAGGCGCGCTGTTCTTCGTCGTGGGCGGGGCGCTCGGGGAACACTCGTGGCGTTCACCGTTCCTGCTCTATCTGCTGCCATTGCTGCTGGTGCCGGCGATGGTGAAGATGCTGTGGGAACCCCCGCTGGCGAGGCGCCAGGTGGTGCAACAGCCGCTCGATGAGACGGGCCCGACCAAGGTCGCGGTGCGGCAGTTGGTAGTCGGCTACCTGATGATTCTGGGCGGCATGGTCCTGACGTTCGTCGTGCCGGTCCAGGCGCCGATGCTGCTGGTCAGCCTGGGCATCACGTCGAGCACGATGATCGGCCTGGCCGCGGGCCTGAGCCTGCTGGCAACCCTGGTGGGCTCATTGATGTGGCCGCTGTTGCGCCGCCGCTTGGGTGTCGCCGGCTGCAACGCCTTGCTGCTGAGCCTCATCAGCCTGGGCCTATGGTTGCTGATGCGTGGGCAGAGCTACAACGCGGTGCTGGTGGCGGTCTTCATCCAGGGGCTGGGTTCCGGGTTGCTGGTGCCGAATGTGATGGCGCCGGTGATGAACGCCCTGACTGCCAGCACCCGTGGCCGGGGGTTGGGCGGGTTCACCTCGTTCCTTTATATCGGGCAGTTCGTCAGTCCGCTGGTAGTGGCCTCTGTGATTGCCTTCGCCGGAGACCTGCGTCACGCCATTCAATGGATGGCCTTCGCCGGCCTTGTCGCGGCACTGCTCTGGGTGATTGCCGGCCTGCGCGCTCGCGGCCGCGACCAGGCGAGCCCTGTCGATTCAACACGCCCGGCTCACGCCAATCGTCATGAATAA
- a CDS encoding response regulator transcription factor, whose translation MSNTAIISVVDDDESVRIALEGLLRSSGYTVRTYANALDFLTYSGPEQTACLILDITMPGMSGIQMYNELADQGIHIPVIFITGHLAPMPRVKAGAVEPVAFFPKPFHCAELIASIDSVLNRPVG comes from the coding sequence ATGTCCAATACCGCAATTATTTCAGTGGTCGATGACGATGAGTCCGTTCGAATCGCCTTGGAGGGTCTGTTGCGCTCCAGCGGCTATACCGTTCGAACGTATGCCAATGCGCTGGATTTCCTGACCTACAGCGGCCCCGAACAGACCGCCTGCCTGATCTTGGATATCACGATGCCCGGCATGAGCGGCATCCAGATGTACAACGAACTGGCCGACCAAGGCATTCACATCCCGGTCATCTTCATCACCGGCCATCTCGCCCCGATGCCCCGGGTCAAGGCCGGCGCAGTGGAGCCGGTGGCATTCTTTCCCAAGCCGTTTCACTGCGCTGAATTGATCGCCAGCATCGACTCGGTGCTCAATCGGCCGGTTGGCTGA
- a CDS encoding transporter, whose translation MNHNKKTNVLRFTWLTLGMLGLCAGAHGTENGAPTTAVGVYDFGAGMMPPATPFGTVGLRTAFYSANVQKDRHGNSADNNFSLDVLSIGVAYMRMTDYTVLGAKYGFGTVVPFFKMDASVQVQTPVGPLDLQADPFRLADVQFLPLILQWTLSPNLFVNTQFQIQAPTGDYDKNRLISPGLNHWTFSPIVNATYLSDSGFEVSSSFEVDVNTRNNATDYKSGVEYRHEFAVGQHAGPWTVGVGGYYYRQFTDDDAPGLESGNRARVMAVGPAVSYFKPGIPPVWLHVYKEFDARNRAEGYTAALRISQSF comes from the coding sequence ATGAATCACAATAAGAAAACAAACGTCTTGCGCTTTACCTGGTTGACCCTGGGGATGCTCGGCCTCTGCGCCGGCGCCCATGGCACCGAAAACGGCGCGCCGACCACGGCGGTCGGGGTCTATGACTTCGGTGCGGGCATGATGCCGCCGGCCACGCCCTTCGGGACCGTCGGCCTGCGCACGGCGTTCTACTCGGCCAACGTGCAGAAAGACCGCCACGGTAACTCGGCGGACAACAATTTCTCCCTGGATGTGCTGTCCATCGGCGTCGCCTACATGCGCATGACCGATTACACCGTGCTGGGCGCCAAATATGGCTTCGGCACCGTGGTGCCATTCTTCAAGATGGACGCCTCGGTACAGGTGCAGACACCCGTCGGCCCGCTGGATCTCCAGGCCGATCCGTTTCGCCTGGCGGACGTCCAGTTCCTGCCGCTGATCCTGCAGTGGACCCTGTCGCCGAACCTGTTCGTCAACACTCAGTTCCAGATTCAGGCACCCACCGGCGACTACGACAAGAATCGCCTGATTTCACCGGGGCTCAACCACTGGACGTTCTCGCCGATCGTCAACGCCACCTACCTGTCCGACAGCGGCTTTGAAGTGTCTTCAAGCTTTGAAGTCGACGTGAACACCCGCAACAACGCCACCGACTACAAGAGCGGCGTCGAGTATCGCCACGAGTTTGCCGTGGGCCAGCACGCCGGGCCCTGGACGGTGGGGGTGGGCGGCTACTACTACCGCCAGTTCACCGACGACGATGCACCGGGACTGGAGAGCGGCAACCGCGCCCGGGTGATGGCCGTGGGGCCGGCGGTGAGCTACTTCAAACCCGGTATTCCGCCGGTCTGGCTGCACGTCTACAAGGAGTTCGACGCGCGTAACCGTGCCGAGGGCTATACCGCGGCGTTGCGTATCTCTCAAAGTTTCTGA
- a CDS encoding NAD(P)/FAD-dependent oxidoreductase, translating into MKQHILVIGAGFGGVWSALSAARLLDQHDRNDVQITVLAPQAELRIRPRFYEPDVHTMKAPLDGLFNAVGVNFVQGSAQSVDAGLKQVGYRDASGAQGTLNYDRLVLAAGSQLMRADFKGVIEHAFDVDEIEQATRLEAHIKSLANLPDSPARNTVVVAGGGFTGIETATEMPARLRAALGEQANIRVIVVDRAPEIGASLGEGIRPSLIEASAHLGIEWILNASVESVDADGVTLSNGQRIESSTVVWTVGFRASPLTEHVPGTRDRQGRLHVDGNLKVLGQDHIFAAGDVAYAATDTVGNYAAMSCQHAIALGRYAGNNVAADLLGVAPMPYSQPKYVTCLDLGAWGAVYTEGWDRQLKLVGQEAKTLKTQINSIWIYPPAADRAAALAAADPSIPVA; encoded by the coding sequence ATGAAACAGCATATTCTGGTAATTGGCGCAGGTTTCGGTGGGGTTTGGAGCGCTTTGAGCGCGGCCCGCCTGTTGGACCAGCATGATCGCAACGATGTGCAGATTACCGTCCTGGCGCCCCAGGCGGAGCTGCGCATCCGGCCACGATTCTACGAGCCGGACGTCCATACGATGAAGGCCCCGCTGGACGGACTGTTCAACGCGGTCGGGGTGAATTTCGTGCAGGGCTCGGCGCAGAGCGTCGATGCCGGTCTCAAGCAAGTGGGCTATCGCGACGCCTCCGGCGCCCAAGGCACGCTGAACTATGACCGTCTGGTGCTCGCCGCCGGCAGTCAGTTGATGCGTGCTGACTTCAAGGGTGTGATCGAGCATGCCTTCGACGTCGATGAAATCGAGCAGGCAACCCGCCTCGAAGCCCACATCAAGTCCCTCGCCAACCTGCCGGACAGCCCAGCCCGCAACACCGTGGTGGTGGCCGGTGGCGGCTTTACCGGGATCGAAACCGCCACCGAAATGCCCGCTCGCCTGCGCGCCGCCCTGGGCGAGCAGGCCAACATCCGGGTCATCGTCGTCGACCGAGCCCCAGAGATCGGCGCCTCCCTGGGCGAAGGCATCCGCCCTTCCCTGATCGAAGCGTCCGCTCACCTGGGCATCGAATGGATCCTCAACGCCTCGGTCGAATCGGTGGATGCCGACGGCGTCACCCTGTCGAACGGCCAGCGCATCGAATCCAGCACCGTGGTCTGGACCGTCGGTTTCCGTGCCAGTCCGTTGACCGAACACGTACCCGGCACCCGTGATCGCCAGGGGCGCTTGCACGTCGACGGCAACCTGAAAGTATTGGGCCAGGACCACATCTTCGCCGCCGGTGACGTGGCTTATGCCGCCACCGACACCGTGGGCAACTATGCGGCAATGTCCTGCCAGCACGCCATCGCCCTGGGGCGCTACGCCGGCAACAACGTTGCCGCCGACCTGCTGGGCGTGGCACCGATGCCCTACAGCCAGCCCAAATACGTGACCTGCCTGGACCTGGGCGCCTGGGGCGCGGTGTACACCGAAGGTTGGGATCGCCAGCTCAAACTGGTGGGCCAGGAGGCCAAGACCCTCAAGACCCAGATCAACTCGATATGGATCTACCCACCCGCCGCCGACCGCGCGGCAGCACTGGCAGCGGCCGACCCATCGATTCCGGTGGCATGA
- a CDS encoding LysR family transcriptional regulator — protein sequence MMNRNDLRRADINLLVVFETLMHERNVSRVGEKLFLGQPTISSALARLRLMFDDPLFIRSGRLMEPTSRAQEIFSNLSPALDGIAAALSRCQAFDPGTSEATFHVGMSDDVEYALLPGLLRRLRVEAPGTTLVVRRADQWQMSQLLISGEITLGISHTLELPANARRKDLRRIRPMLLRADSQPGELSLDEFCQRPHAVVSSMGNVIDDSDRALSLIGRQRRVVLTVPQFSALPVLLAHSDMVAIVPDYVAQAMATVAGLRAEPAPIRLPEHALSMVWGGASHNDPGECWLRSRCSAFVAEHAGHQDSRKVA from the coding sequence ATGATGAACAGAAATGACCTGCGTCGTGCTGACATCAATCTGCTGGTTGTCTTCGAAACCCTGATGCACGAGCGAAATGTCAGTCGTGTCGGCGAAAAGCTCTTTCTCGGTCAACCGACGATCAGCAGTGCATTGGCACGCTTGCGACTGATGTTCGATGACCCCTTGTTCATCCGTTCAGGTCGGTTGATGGAGCCGACGTCACGGGCCCAGGAGATATTCTCCAACCTGAGCCCGGCACTGGACGGCATTGCCGCTGCCCTGAGTCGCTGCCAGGCGTTCGATCCGGGCACCAGTGAGGCGACCTTTCATGTCGGAATGTCCGATGACGTTGAGTATGCGTTGCTGCCGGGTCTGTTGCGCCGCCTGCGGGTCGAGGCACCTGGCACGACATTGGTGGTGCGCCGGGCTGATCAATGGCAGATGTCCCAGTTGCTGATCAGCGGGGAAATCACCCTCGGCATCAGCCACACCCTAGAGTTGCCGGCCAATGCCCGGCGCAAGGACTTGCGTCGGATTCGGCCGATGCTGTTGCGGGCCGATTCGCAGCCGGGCGAATTGTCCCTGGATGAGTTCTGCCAGCGACCCCACGCGGTGGTGTCGTCCATGGGCAATGTCATCGATGACTCCGATCGCGCCTTGAGCCTGATCGGGCGCCAACGCCGGGTGGTGCTGACCGTGCCACAGTTCAGCGCCTTGCCCGTGCTATTGGCTCACAGCGACATGGTTGCCATCGTGCCGGACTATGTCGCCCAGGCAATGGCGACGGTCGCAGGCTTGAGGGCCGAGCCGGCGCCGATTCGCTTGCCCGAGCACGCGCTGTCGATGGTCTGGGGCGGTGCTTCGCACAACGACCCGGGCGAGTGCTGGCTGCGCTCCCGTTGTAGCGCGTTCGTAGCCGAGCACGCCGGGCATCAGGATTCCAGGAAGGTTGCTTGA
- a CDS encoding class I SAM-dependent methyltransferase: protein MDEAKLNEFMGKLVSDMGASAMLANVILGDELGLYKAMADSRPVTSRELASKTGCNPRLVQEWLSAHAASGYMEHHEGQFVLPEEQALALAIEDSPVYVAGGVMVVASMFHDKDKLVAAMRGDGGLAWGDHHPCMFHGTERFFRPGYKSYLVSQWLPALEGVVDKLTAGAKVADIGCGHGASTIVMAKAFTASRFMGFDYHAPSIAMATQRAEEGGVDDRVSFVQSTAKSFPGDDYDLVCYFDCLHDMGDPVGAARHAYQSLKADGTVLLVEPYAKDTLDENMTPVGRLFYAASTFICTPNSLSQEVGLGLGAQAGEARLREIFAEAGFRHFRRAAETPFNLILEARK, encoded by the coding sequence ATGGACGAGGCAAAACTCAACGAGTTCATGGGCAAGCTGGTGTCCGACATGGGCGCCTCGGCGATGCTCGCCAATGTGATCCTTGGCGATGAGCTCGGGTTGTATAAAGCCATGGCGGATAGCCGGCCGGTCACGTCTCGGGAACTCGCGTCCAAGACGGGCTGCAATCCGCGACTGGTCCAGGAATGGCTCAGCGCCCACGCCGCATCCGGGTACATGGAGCACCACGAGGGCCAGTTCGTCTTGCCTGAAGAACAGGCGTTGGCGCTGGCCATCGAGGATTCACCGGTGTACGTGGCGGGCGGCGTCATGGTGGTCGCCTCCATGTTCCACGACAAGGACAAACTGGTGGCGGCCATGCGCGGCGATGGAGGGCTGGCCTGGGGTGACCACCATCCCTGCATGTTCCACGGTACCGAACGGTTTTTCCGGCCCGGGTACAAATCCTACCTGGTGTCGCAATGGTTGCCGGCGCTGGAGGGGGTCGTCGACAAGCTCACCGCCGGTGCCAAGGTGGCAGACATCGGCTGCGGGCATGGCGCGTCGACAATCGTCATGGCGAAGGCCTTTACGGCCTCGCGCTTTATGGGGTTCGATTATCACGCGCCCTCCATTGCCATGGCGACGCAGCGTGCCGAAGAGGGGGGCGTCGACGACCGCGTCAGCTTTGTCCAAAGTACCGCGAAGAGCTTCCCGGGAGATGATTACGACCTGGTCTGCTATTTCGATTGCCTGCACGACATGGGGGACCCGGTCGGTGCAGCACGGCACGCCTATCAGTCGCTGAAGGCAGACGGTACGGTGCTGCTTGTCGAGCCCTATGCCAAAGACACGTTGGACGAGAACATGACCCCCGTCGGCCGACTGTTCTATGCCGCCTCCACGTTCATCTGTACGCCGAACTCGCTGTCCCAGGAAGTGGGGCTGGGCCTGGGGGCGCAGGCTGGGGAGGCGAGGTTGCGGGAAATCTTTGCCGAGGCGGGTTTCAGACACTTCCGGCGGGCAGCGGAGACGCCTTTCAACCTGATCCTGGAGGCTCGCAAGTAG
- a CDS encoding GlxA family transcriptional regulator → MNEMPHDIDLATQSITQPRTLVFLAYPQMGLLDLTGAQTVFWAATKAMAERGLPGYAMNTASLAGGLMRTAEGLVVETSSLRQFDDVLIDTLIVPGAPDIRQAMIDCVELVDWLRRASVRARRTASVCSGTFLMAQAGLLDGRRAATHWAMCDMLKSGFPAVAVDMDAIFIQQDHVWTSAGVSAGIDMALALVEADCGRHVALQVARELVVFLKRPGGQAQFSQLLQLQTQDSAGFDELHLWIAEHLDDDLTIERLARQARMSPRNFARVYKRQTGRTPAKAIELFRLEAARRLLEDSQRNIDQIALSCGFGDEERMRHTFQRHLSISPRDYRKRFSR, encoded by the coding sequence ATGAACGAAATGCCCCATGACATCGACCTCGCCACCCAATCGATTACCCAGCCACGCACGCTGGTCTTTCTGGCCTACCCGCAAATGGGCCTTCTGGACCTGACCGGGGCCCAGACGGTGTTCTGGGCGGCGACCAAGGCCATGGCCGAACGCGGCCTGCCCGGCTACGCCATGAATACTGCCAGCCTCGCGGGTGGGTTGATGCGAACCGCCGAAGGCCTGGTCGTGGAGACCAGCAGCCTGCGCCAGTTCGACGATGTCCTGATCGACACGCTGATCGTCCCCGGCGCGCCCGACATCCGCCAGGCGATGATCGATTGCGTCGAACTGGTCGACTGGCTGCGCCGTGCCTCGGTCAGGGCCCGACGCACCGCATCGGTGTGCAGCGGCACGTTCCTGATGGCCCAGGCCGGCTTGCTGGACGGACGCCGCGCCGCAACGCACTGGGCCATGTGCGACATGCTGAAAAGCGGGTTCCCGGCGGTAGCAGTGGACATGGATGCGATTTTCATCCAGCAGGACCACGTGTGGACCTCGGCGGGAGTCAGCGCCGGCATCGACATGGCCCTGGCACTGGTGGAAGCCGACTGCGGTCGCCATGTCGCCCTGCAGGTGGCCCGGGAGCTGGTGGTGTTTCTCAAGCGCCCCGGTGGCCAGGCGCAGTTCAGTCAGCTGTTGCAACTGCAAACCCAGGACAGCGCCGGCTTTGACGAACTGCACCTATGGATTGCCGAGCACCTGGACGACGACCTGACCATCGAACGGCTGGCCCGCCAGGCGCGGATGAGCCCGCGCAATTTTGCCCGGGTCTACAAGCGCCAGACCGGACGAACCCCGGCCAAGGCCATCGAGTTGTTTCGCCTGGAAGCCGCACGAAGGTTGCTGGAAGACTCCCAACGCAATATCGACCAGATCGCCCTCTCCTGCGGTTTTGGTGACGAAGAGCGGATGCGCCATACCTTCCAGCGCCACCTTTCGATTTCACCCCGGGATTACCGCAAGCGCTTTTCCCGCTGA
- a CDS encoding response regulator transcription factor, producing the protein MTPPHTTRQTINDEPLVYIVDDDQPLREALGGLLRSIGLQVSLFGSVTEFMQHPRPDQPSCLVLDVRLRGTSGLEFQQQLATANINLPIVFMTGYGDIAMTVKAMKAGAVDFLSKPFREQDLIDAVSAALQRDRLRRESDLSRRELQDCYATLTVREQQVMALAVSGLMNKQIAGEIGLSEITVKIHRGQAMRKMRARSFADLVRMAQALDMQRAG; encoded by the coding sequence ATGACGCCCCCCCACACCACCCGCCAGACCATCAACGACGAGCCGCTCGTCTATATCGTCGACGACGATCAACCGCTGCGCGAAGCCCTCGGTGGCCTGTTGCGCTCTATTGGCCTGCAGGTCTCATTGTTCGGTTCGGTGACGGAGTTCATGCAACACCCGCGCCCCGACCAGCCCAGTTGCCTGGTGCTCGACGTGCGGTTGCGAGGCACCAGCGGCCTGGAGTTCCAGCAGCAACTGGCAACGGCCAATATCAACCTGCCGATTGTGTTCATGACCGGCTACGGCGATATCGCCATGACGGTCAAGGCCATGAAAGCCGGCGCGGTGGATTTCCTGAGCAAACCCTTCCGGGAGCAGGACTTGATCGATGCAGTGTCCGCAGCCCTCCAGCGGGATCGATTGCGCCGCGAGTCCGACCTTAGCCGTCGGGAGCTCCAGGACTGTTACGCGACCCTGACGGTCCGGGAACAGCAGGTGATGGCCTTGGCCGTGTCGGGATTGATGAACAAACAGATCGCCGGGGAAATCGGCCTGAGCGAAATCACGGTCAAGATCCACCGGGGCCAGGCCATGCGCAAAATGCGTGCGCGCTCATTCGCCGATCTGGTGCGCATGGCCCAGGCGCTGGACATGCAACGCGCCGGTTGA
- a CDS encoding amidase, whose amino-acid sequence MSMQDIHQLMDREDAMGLAEWVRRGEVRPGELLEAAIERLERVEPQLNAVAERLYDSAREAAQTPEMGQGPLAGVPTLIKDLFSPVNGAAMTNGSRSLGAARADFEAEVVTRLRRAGCQLMGTSTSPEFGTSYSTESTRFGATRNPWNTDYSAGGSSGGAAALVAARVVPFAHGNDGGGSLRVPASCCGVFGLKPSRGLLPSGPIVGEGWAGMGTPHAITMSVRDSAALLDATAGTDLGAPYAAPVQALPYVTALQRDPKPLRIALVEQLGPWPTSPESLRAVGEAARLCESLGHRVEPVSLPVVLPEFLDQVFTIIGASTRHYVDLLGQMRGLAVQAEELEVRTRIILRDKGNVSGAQYAAAVEWIHGLGRQLALFMQDYDLILTPVLTREPAPIGELDIQDVCLSLDQLIERYHSYSPFTALFNASGQPAMSVPLSWSARGLPMGAHFAGRFGEEATLLALAAQLERAQPWRGRMPAVNACW is encoded by the coding sequence ATGAGTATGCAAGACATCCACCAGTTGATGGATCGCGAAGACGCCATGGGGTTGGCCGAGTGGGTCCGGCGCGGCGAGGTCCGGCCTGGCGAACTGCTCGAGGCGGCTATCGAACGCCTGGAGCGGGTCGAGCCGCAACTCAATGCAGTGGCCGAGCGGCTGTACGACTCGGCGCGGGAGGCGGCGCAAACGCCTGAAATGGGGCAGGGCCCGTTGGCCGGCGTGCCGACGTTAATCAAAGACCTGTTTTCGCCGGTCAACGGTGCGGCGATGACCAATGGCTCTCGCTCCCTGGGTGCCGCTCGTGCGGATTTCGAGGCGGAAGTGGTGACGCGTCTGCGGCGGGCAGGGTGCCAGTTGATGGGCACCAGCACATCGCCGGAGTTCGGTACGTCGTACTCCACCGAGTCCACGCGTTTCGGCGCTACTCGCAACCCCTGGAATACCGATTACAGCGCCGGTGGCTCCAGCGGCGGCGCGGCGGCGTTGGTGGCGGCCCGGGTGGTGCCGTTCGCCCATGGCAACGATGGCGGCGGTTCGTTGCGGGTGCCGGCGTCCTGCTGCGGCGTGTTCGGCCTCAAGCCCAGCCGTGGCCTGCTGCCGTCGGGGCCGATCGTGGGGGAGGGCTGGGCGGGGATGGGCACGCCCCATGCGATCACGATGTCAGTGCGTGACAGCGCTGCGTTGCTGGATGCGACCGCCGGGACGGATCTCGGCGCGCCCTATGCCGCACCAGTGCAGGCGCTGCCTTACGTGACGGCGCTGCAGCGCGATCCGAAACCGTTGCGCATTGCCCTGGTCGAACAGCTCGGTCCCTGGCCGACATCGCCTGAAAGTTTGCGGGCGGTGGGCGAGGCGGCACGGCTGTGCGAATCCCTGGGGCATCGTGTCGAGCCGGTGAGCCTGCCGGTGGTATTGCCGGAATTTCTCGACCAGGTGTTCACCATCATCGGTGCAAGTACCCGCCACTACGTCGATCTGCTGGGCCAGATGCGCGGCCTCGCGGTCCAGGCCGAAGAACTGGAAGTGCGCACCCGGATCATCCTGCGGGACAAGGGGAATGTGAGCGGCGCCCAGTACGCGGCCGCTGTGGAGTGGATACACGGCCTGGGCCGGCAACTGGCGCTGTTCATGCAGGATTACGACCTGATCCTCACGCCGGTCCTGACCCGTGAGCCGGCACCGATTGGCGAGCTGGACATCCAGGATGTATGCCTGAGCCTTGATCAATTGATCGAGCGCTACCACAGCTACTCGCCCTTCACCGCGTTGTTCAATGCCAGCGGCCAACCGGCGATGTCGGTGCCGTTGTCCTGGAGTGCCAGGGGCTTGCCCATGGGCGCGCATTTTGCCGGACGCTTTGGTGAGGAAGCCACGTTGCTGGCCCTGGCTGCGCAACTGGAGCGAGCCCAGCCGTGGCGGGGTCGGATGCCAGCGGTGAATGCTTGCTGGTGA
- a CDS encoding helix-turn-helix domain-containing protein → MNNNTIASPVNRFRTVDIDEHARNMGGWQVCYDQLTPGRFEGELIEFRSDWMQLVRDRSNQAMTKRGMAWEGAITFSMPLVADGPVFCSGHPILEPSLLVARGQNLPELRTPRHLDVLGVAIDEQALAHVLERQGSRFRITDLPKCYRLGDSTLPAELAALFAELESDQGRDSLLGYESIRRGLRDTVMLHMLELVAPDEAPPLSPTARKRMVDRAREYALSHVDEPLSILDLCNHIGASRRKLQYCFQETLGINPVAYLRALRLNAVRRELRSGEQVQGVQEVAARWGFWHLSRFSSDYRVLFGETPSQTLRRTHLC, encoded by the coding sequence ATGAATAACAATACCATCGCATCGCCGGTCAATCGGTTCCGTACCGTAGACATCGACGAGCATGCCCGGAACATGGGCGGTTGGCAGGTCTGCTACGACCAATTGACTCCTGGACGTTTCGAAGGCGAGTTGATTGAATTCCGTTCCGACTGGATGCAATTGGTGCGCGACCGCTCTAATCAGGCCATGACCAAGCGTGGCATGGCCTGGGAAGGGGCCATCACTTTCAGCATGCCGTTGGTGGCGGACGGCCCGGTGTTTTGCTCCGGGCATCCGATCCTCGAGCCCAGCCTGCTGGTGGCCCGAGGGCAAAACTTGCCTGAATTGCGCACGCCCCGGCATCTGGATGTACTGGGCGTCGCCATCGACGAGCAGGCGCTGGCGCACGTGCTGGAACGCCAGGGCAGTCGTTTTCGAATTACCGATCTTCCCAAGTGTTACCGCCTCGGCGACTCGACGCTGCCGGCTGAGCTGGCGGCGCTGTTCGCGGAGTTGGAAAGCGACCAGGGACGGGACTCGCTGTTGGGCTACGAGTCGATCCGCCGTGGCCTGCGGGATACGGTGATGCTGCATATGCTGGAACTGGTGGCGCCGGACGAGGCGCCGCCCCTCAGCCCCACGGCACGCAAACGCATGGTGGACCGGGCCCGGGAGTACGCGTTGAGCCATGTCGACGAGCCGCTGTCGATCCTTGACCTGTGCAACCACATCGGGGCCAGTCGGCGCAAATTGCAGTATTGCTTCCAGGAAACCCTGGGTATCAACCCCGTGGCCTATTTGCGGGCGCTGCGCCTCAATGCCGTACGCCGGGAGCTGCGCAGCGGCGAACAGGTCCAGGGCGTGCAGGAAGTGGCGGCACGCTGGGGTTTCTGGCATTTGAGCCGGTTTTCCAGCGACTATCGGGTCCTGTTCGGCGAAACACCTTCGCAAACCCTGCGTCGCACGCATCTGTGCTGA